The Bubalus kerabau isolate K-KA32 ecotype Philippines breed swamp buffalo chromosome 10, PCC_UOA_SB_1v2, whole genome shotgun sequence sequence TGTGTGACAGTGCGTGCATGTCTGTCCATGTGAACATCCCTGTGTGTGCTTTGGCCGTCTGTTTACatagccctgtgtgtgtgtgtgtgtgtgtatttctctcACTGTCTTCTTACCTCCTGCCAAATCCTGCTCCCCATGCCCCCAAATCCCAATACTAAGTAGCAGGCCCTGAGCCCTTACTGCAGTGAAAGACGGACCCCAGCCCTGTCCCATCTCCCAGACCCTTTAGCCAGGCAGTCCACTCCTCTGCCTAGGCTGTGACCTCAGCCCCTTCCCAAGAGCCAACCAGCTCTCCCTCAACTTGGGGGAAAGACTAAAGGAACCGAGAGATTTAGCCTAGGGGAGATGAGCGCTGGGGAGGGCAGGGATGCACACTTTGCATTTTCTCTTGGATGCCATTGGCAGTGAGGAGCAAGGCAGGGTAATGATGGGGGCCACCCAATGACGAGGGGGCCTGTCTATGGCTGTGGTACCCAGGCTGGCCTGGCTCTGCGCCTGAGAATCAGGTAGCTCCTCCCTCCCCGAGGTCAATTCTAAGTGATACTCATTGCTACACCACAGCCTCCCAGACCTCTGatggggcgtgtgtgtgtgtgcacgagtgcacatgtgtgtatgtctgtCCCACTGTTTTCATGCATGAAAATGCGTTCTCCGCATCCTGGGGGTGGTGATGCTACATTCACTGTCCATGTGGAACATTCCTTCTGTGTGCGCTGTATTCGTTTTAAACACTGAGTACATCGAATGTGTGGTATGAACGCGCTGCATCTTTCATGGCTGTTGTCTGGTCTGCATCGTCTGTCTACCTTTCCTTGACGGTGCATGTGCCTGCGTGTGGGTTATTGTTCATGTATGTCGTGGGCGCTACGCTCCTGTTGAATGTATATGGGGTATGTATTCCACATATTCTTGGGTACCGCATGGATGTTATATGCACTTGTTCCCTTCACTTCACAACATTGATGCTACCTGCATATCACATGCATACCTCATGTGTCTCACATGCATGCCATGTTCTGGATGTGACATTCACACACCATATGTACTGTGTGTAACTGTGATGTGTGTGCTTGCATGGGGTGCACATGTTCGTGTTCTGGCTTCAGACAGCTCTGCACAGGCTTCCCGGGTGCAAGTGGCCATCCAGACCCTGGACGAGAATGACAATGCTCCCCAGCTGGCTGAGCCCTATGACACCTTTGTGTGTGATTCTGCAGCCCCCAGCCAGGTAAGCCACGGAGGCAGGCGGGTTGGGACCTCAGGACCTCCAGCTGCCCACTCCATATGaggtttctcttcttcctctcagcTGATTCAGGTCATCCGAGCCCTGGACAGAGATGAAGTCGGCAACAACAGCCGTGTCTCCTTTCATGGCCCTCTGGGCCCCGATGCCAACTTCACTGTCAGGGACAACCAAGGTGGGTAGCCTCCCACAGCTGTGCTTCGCTCCCCTCCTCCACCAACCCTAACTCTACCCACCTACCTGGAGCTCCACCCTACAGAATGTACATGCAGTTTTGGGAGTTCCTTGATggcctggtggggtgggggcatgggggatgtgtatgtgttcagttgtatccgactctgtgaccccatggactgtagcccaccaggctcctctgtccatgggattctccaggcaagaatagtggaatgggttgccatttcccactccaggaaaTGGAGATGCCGActtcatctccaggggatcttcctgactcagggagcagacccacatctcttgtgtttcctgcattggcaggcaggttctttaccattggtgcCAAAGGATTCTGGGATTCagggctttcactgcaggggcctgggttcagtccctggttggggaactgagatcctgccagccacacagtgtggccaaaatacaTAAAAGGTGGCTGTAGTTTTGCTCTTTGCAAACCTTCCCCACAGACAGCTTTGTCTCCATGGGCTGCACTGACCGTAGTGGGAAGGTATCCCAGGAGGTGCCCAAAGACCTGTCTCTCCTACAGATGGCTCCGCCAGCCTGCTGCTGCCCTCTCGCCCCGCTCCACCCCGCCAGGCCCCCTACTTGGTTCCCATAGAACTGTGGGACTGGGGGCAGCCAGTACTGAGCAGTACAGCCACAGTAACTGTCAGTGTGTGCCGCTGCTGGCCTGATGGCTCCGTGGCGTCCTGCAGGCCCGAGGCCCAGCTCTCACCTGCTGGGCTCAGCACCGGGGCTCTGCTTGCCATCGTCACCTGCGTGGGCACGCTGCTGGGTGAGTCAAGCCATAGATGGGGTCATAGATGTGAGGTCCAGGCCTGCAGGGGGTGTGGAGAGAAGCAGGACCTTGGACATAGGGAAGTCCATCCTAGGTCATGAAGGAACCCTCATGCCTGGGTATTCCCACTGCCTGATACACCCAAGAGAAACACTCTGGCCTCATATCCCTGACCTGCCAGGCTAAGGACAGTCATGAGCCATAAAAACTATTTGCTGAGCCCCAACTCTGGGCCATATGTGGTGCTGGGCACATCACTTGGTATTTCATCCTTTCAACAACCTTAAGGGgtaaatttgtttctcttttccacaCAAGCAATCCAAGGGCCaaagaggttcagagaagttaagcaactcTCTGTGGTCACACAGCAATGGTTGAAGTCAGGATTCAAAAGCGTTTTGCCAAAGGTCAAAGCTAGGGCTTGCCACCCCTAGGCCTTTCCAAATGGAACTTGTGCacctctcccccagccctggtGGTGCTCTTCGTGGCTCTGCGGCGCCAGAAGCAAGAAGCCCTGATGGTGCTCGAGGAGGAGGATGTGCGCGAGAACATCATCACCTACGACGAcgagggcggcggtgaggaggaCACGGAGGCCTTCGACATCAGCGCCCTGCAGAACCCTGACGGGGCGGCCCCGCCGGCGCCTGGCCCACCCGCGCGCCGCGATGTGCTGCCCTGGGCGCGGGCACCACGCCAGCCGCGGCCCCCCGGCCCCGCCGACGTGGCGCAGCTGCTGGCGCTGCGGCTGCGCGAGGCAGACGAGGACCCTAGCGTGCCGCCCTACGACTCCGTGCAGGTGTACGGCTACGAGGGCCGCGGCTCTTCCTGCGGTTCCCTCAGCTCCCTGGGCTCCGGCAGTGAGATCGGCGGAGCCCCGGGCCCGGCTGAGCCGCTGGACGACTGGGGGCCGCTCTTTCGTACCCTGGCCGAGCTCTACGGGGCCAAGGAGCCCCCAGCCCCCTGAGACCGGCCTGGCCCTGCCCCCGCTTCCCCTACCGAAGCGGGGCGGCAGCGTAGGCCCTCTGAGTGAGCCCCCCGGGTCCAGGCAGGCGGCAGCAGCCCAGGGGCCCCCAGGCCTCCCCAGTCCCCGtgtccctccttcccacctccccaagGCAACCGCCTCCTTACGTCCCTCCTCCCCAGTCGTCTGTTCCTCTCTGTTCAGGGCTCTGTCTGTCTCTGACACGTTCCCTGTCTGGGTCTGGGTTGTGAGGCTCCGACTCTGAACCTCCCGCTTCTCTCACTGTGATTCCACTCTCTCGTGGCTCTGTTTTGGTCTGCTCCATTCTGAATCTGTCACACAGATGTGTTGCCCTTGCATACACACATGctctctgtctgtctcctgcCCACATCTGCCCACATTCTCTGTGGGTCCCTGTgattggctttttgtttttttctgttgtccATCCCAAAAGCAAGAGAAACGTCCAGCCACTGCTGCccaccctcctgcaggggatgtTCTGCCCCAGGTCAGTGTCCCTAGACCTCGTGGAGCACCAGGCTGGCCCAAAGCCCTCCCCCACTCACCGCCTCTCACTCTGGCTCTCCTGTGTTTACAGACCTGCCCGCATGGTTCCATCCATCACTCATGGCCTCATCCTGGCTCCACTGGCCTCCAGCAGAGAGAGGGAGCCAGCCCACCTCCCAGGGCGAGAGCTCCAGCCCCCCACTGTGGCTGCCTCCCTGGAGCTCTGCCCAGCTGTCAACCGGCCTTGGGCATCCTGGCTCTGGGCATCGTCTTGTATGCTTCCCagcccctgggggaggggaaggaaagagggaggctgctggggaaggggaaagagggCGGAAGGGGAGGGGCCTCCATCTCTAATTTCATAATAAACAAACACTTTATTTTGTAAAGCTGGAGCCCTGCTTTCCTTTCCACACTCAGGTGTCTCTCAGAGCGTGTCGCTGTGCTGAAGGGCTGGAAGAGAGGCCTAAGCCCACCCCCTCAGctcattctcttttctcctttgggGGACAGTCCGCTTCAAGTCCCTTTCACAGAGGAGAGTTTGGGTTGATTCCATTCTGGGACTAAGGAGATAATGACTCCTTCCCCTGCTCTCACCACCTCTGGGTTCTCTGTTGGTCTCAAAGTGTCCAAGGAAATTAAAACGTGGGGCTTGGCCAGAGgggagagcaggagggagagTGTGGAGAGAAGGAGGAGCTATAAAGAGactaaagagagaggaagaggggttCTAGACTAGGACAGTGGGCAGGGGACAGCAGAGGGGAGCAAGCCAGTGCCTCCTGGGGCCTGTGGTCCCAGCTGGAAAAAGGCTGGGTCAGGGTAAGTTGGCACAGTCACAGTGGACCTGCCACATCCACCCTTCATTCTTCCCAGTCTGTGGTCTTGTTCTTCATGGGCacaaaggaggggagagagggaccCCAGGAAGGCAGGCTGTTTTAGGGGTTGAACAAAAGTCAACTGGGACGGGAGCCCAGCGGGTGGCCAGCGTCTCTCACCGTGGGCTCCTTGAGTAGAGAAGGGGTCCACCCAGGAACAAACATTAGACTTGGCCCTGGTCTCGTAAGTCCAGCAAGGGCTCCTGGGGAGTAGATAGGTCAGGACAGGTCCTTGTGACCTTCCCTTCCCAGTGCGAGGCGCGGATAGTCAGGGGAGGCTGCTCCAATGGGAAGATGCCTTCTTGTACCTTACGTGCTGTGTGGTTAAGGCAACCAGGGAGGACAAAGACCGCGCTCTGACGGGCCTCCTCCATCCTGTCAGATCCTTTGTACATGCAGCTGTGCTTGAAGAGGCCTTTGGCTTCAGccagaaaacaaacaatgaagggaaggatggagggagagagggatcAAATAGGTTAGTACAGGCCTCCATTTCTTAGAGAAAAATCTCTTCTGAAAAGAGATTTGTTCAGTGAAACAGTTATAGTATCTTCTCCCAGGAAGCTGTGAAGTTGATGGGTTCCTCCAAACCAGGCCTCTGGAGCAAGCATGGCATTGTCATTGACTCTGCTGAAGGCTGGAAACTGGGCCCTGCCTGCCTGAAGGCCTGTATGAGAGCAGACTGTCTGCCCCAGAGGGAGACGCTTAGGAGAGCAGCACCGGAAGCAGGGCGTCAGGACAGGTCTTCCGGTTCAGGGCTAGATTGACCCCTATGGTCTCCCCTGATGTCTGAATCAAACCTTTAGGAAAAAGGGGAGAAAAGGAGGGACTGATGAATGGGCTGCCCCTGGCTAGTGAGCGGTGCGCTGAAGTGGGGTGCGGGCCTTCGCCTGCTCTGCCAGCCCTCCCTAACACCCTCCTGAGGTCCTTCCCAACTCATTCAGCTGCCAGGAAAACAGTGTAGGGAAACAGACTTTTCAGCTAGACCCTTAGGCTTATCTCTGGTCTTAAATATCTCACCATTGGAAAGAAAATTTGTCAAAGGAAGTGAAGAGGGCAGGAccagggaaggaaaagagaagagagagaacgGAGAGCTGATGGGAGGAGATGCAAGAAGAGAGCCCTCCCTATCTGGGTTCAGTCCTCCTTCCCTGATTAATGAGAAGGGGAAGGCCTCAGAGTGTGGGGAGGGGGCCGGTGGGGAGCTGCATGTGGTTCCCAGCTAGCCTGGGGGTCAGTTCAGGTGGCAACGTCAGACTAGCCTGCCTTCCATTCCTGCCTTTTCTCACTCCCtggttgggtgggtgggggtgtttGCGGGGGGCTGGGGATGGGCAGTGAGGCTGCAGAAGTAGTGAACCCCTGGGATGAGCCCTGCCCCACCTCCTCTCTACTCTGGACTTTTTCTCCTTATCAAAAAAGTGATAAGGTCTTTCTCCCTGATAATTGGCCATTCTCCTTACTCAGGCAGGGCTCTTTCTCTTGTAGCCCGTTTCCTGTCTCTGCACATGGGAACCACCACTTATCTGGGATCACTCGCTTACGATGTCACAGACCCACACTCATCTCCGCACGTGGAGGTGCCCTTATGTCTGAGTCAATCAAACACTTGAACCCTGGGAAAAAACTGCCCTTCCTCCTGTGTTCCTCCAGGAGAAACCTGGCCTAAGGGTCCTTGACCTAGAGTTATCATTCCCGAGTCCTGCACCTCCTCACCTGAGGCTGAGGGGAGGGTGAAGGATGAAGGATTGCATAGAGGCCACCAGCCAGATTCCCAGACCCCAGCTCAAAGGCTTGTTCTCCTGTACTGGGCATCTTTCTGCAGCAACCCCCCtcatttccttccctcccctactGCTTTCCTTCCTGGGGCTCCCTCAgctttcctcccttctcccccatcATCCCCTGAAAGCCAGAGCCTActggggctcctctgtctggcCCAGCTCCTGCCTGGAGGAATTCTTAGCCTTACGTGCAGAGTCGGGGCTCAGGACTGGgccagaggctgggaggagggggtcCAAAAGGGAGAAGAGATGCTGTTCATCTTGGGACTGGAAGCAGTGGGAGTAGGACAAAGAAAGAAGGTTCAGGAACCTTCCTTTCGGTCCCATCTCCTAGGTTGACCATGCCTTCCCCTCCACTtggcctggggaggggggcagggtggCATCCCTCCTGGAGTTGTCAGCCTGCATCACCAAGTCAGGGCTCACAGGGGAGCAGCAAGCAGACAGGAGGGGCGGGAGAGGACGCGCTAGCCCAGCAGTTCCCCCTGGCACAGCCATCTCCCTCTCTTCTTCATGCCCAGAGGGAGCTACAggaaggagaggctggggagAAGGCAAAGGGATGGCAGGAGAAGTCTGGCAGCAGCCATGACAGGCCCAGAAGCCAGAGCGCACTGGTTGGGGTTGCGAAGTACCGATGACTCAGGCCTTGGTAAGAAAGGACAGAGGGGGCTCAACAGGGGATGCTTCTTGGGCTCAGCCCTCCAGGCGCTTGGGCTCCTCCAGGTTCCTTCCTCCCTGGCCAGCAGAAAGGGGCCCGGCCCAGCTGCTCTCTCCCCCACATCACTCCCCAGCCGCAGAAAGAGGCCCTGGGAGAGAAGCTGTGCAGAAGAAGCACAGCCCTGGAGTGGACGGCCTGGATCCCAGCCTCATCTCTGGACTGACCGCGTCACCTCGGGCAAGTCACACATCTCTGAACCTGTTTCGTCTTCTGTCAAGTGAGGATCACATTAACCTTAAACAGTTAATCATGAAAACTGTATTCAGGAAAGGAGTCATCATCAGAGTCATTAGGGTCATGTGGGGGGTGGTGGCAGAGGAGGAAAGCAGTAGTGGGAGCCCATCACTTACCCCCAGATGTTCATGCTGCACTGTCCCCGTCCCTTCCAGCCTGGGTCCCCAGGGCTACCATCCCCCCCTCATTCCCCTCCCACTGCTCCCCCATCCAGGTGAGAAAGTGGCAAAGACTCTAAAGCTGAGCTGAGGACTAAAatgagaggaagaagagagactgGGGATAGGATGGAGGAAAGCAGAAAGGAAGATGGCAAGAAAAGAGGGTCTAGCACTTAGCACAGCATCTGGCGTGCAGCTGGTGCGCAGTATTTGCTGAAAGACGGACTCTGTGCTGAGAAGGAGGCTAGATCAATCTATTGGGTGCCAACAGCAACAAGTCGGACAGAGAGGTCAATAGCTCGGGGAATTGAAAGGTGTAGAAACTTGGAACAGATGAAGCCAGCAACCCAGGAGAGCaggaccccgatgctgggagtcTGCTTCCCCTGCAGCCCCATCTCCCACCCTGGGCTGGGCCCCCCAGATCCTGCTGCTGCTCACAGCCTCTCTGTGGGCACCTTCAAGTCCCCAGGTGCCAGCCCCACAGATGGTTCTCTGCCTTCGCCAGCTCTGTCGGGGGTGGCCTCCTCCTCCCGTTCCTTCTCTGGCCCTGGAAGCTTCTGCAGTTCCGAGTACAGCACCCAGGCATCATGGCGGGACACATACTCCCATCCACTCTCCTGCACGTGGAAGAGGTCCACGGAACCCCCAGAGTAGGCATCGCGGCGGGTAGCGTGGGCCACGGCGCGGCGGGCCAGGGCATAGGCTTCCTGGGTGCTCATGTCGTAGCGGTAGCCGCGATCTAGCACACCAAAGGCGTAGGGAGACCCAGAGCCCACCGAAAAGATGTCCCCCTGCAGGCAGGTGCCATCGCTGTAGACATAGAAGAGGGCAGGGCCAGAGCGGTCCCAGCCACACAGGGCCGTGGCCACGCACAGATCCAGCCCCCGGTAGCGCGACATCATGACTGATAAAAGTTTGGCAGCACCGGCCACGCTGGGCAGCTGCCCCTCCCTCAGTGCCCGCAGTCGCAGCTCCCGCTGCAGCACCCGGTACCATGTGACGCAGTCAGCCGAGGTGCCAGAGGTGGTGCCCAGGAGATgctggtgcacagggatgacCTTGCGTGAGGCTGGACACTCCACGTAGTTGCCACAGGAGGACCGCGTGTCGGCCGCAGCGATGACTCCATGACGGAAGCGGAAGGCTAGGGTGGTGGTACCATGGGCCAGCCTGGGGCCGTGGGTCTGCAGGAAGGCTTGAGGGTCCCAGCCTCGGGGCACAGCCCAGCTGCCAGCCTGAGGCAGGTGAGGGGATGTTTCCTGGGTGTCGGGGGCCTGCCACTTGCACACATCTTGCAGAGCCATCCCTGGGGTCCAGCGAAGGTTGAAAGGAGCAAGGCAGGATCTGTGAGCTGGGTTGGGTGGAGGAAGAGAGATGGTAAGGAGAAGCCGGGCTGCAGCCAGACCATACAGGAAGGTGTGTGATCTGTGGCTTCTTCTAAAACCCAAACCAGGCTTTGGGACTGGCTGATGGAGCAGCGCCCTCCCCCTCGGAGGACTGTTCAGGGGGGCAGGATGAGGCCAGTGGAGTCTTCAGCGCTGGGGAGACGCTGCCATGACACACCTGAGCGTCACCGGAGGAGTCACCTGTCTGTCATCCTCCAGGCACCTGGAGTTGGGTGGGGGCTGGGTAACTGCAAAGGAAAGGGGGCACCAGTGGAAGAAGCAGAGCTGGGTTCCTCTTGCTTTTCCTGTGGGGGGCACTGGGCACAGAGATAAATGAAGCCCTGTCCCTGCCCTGAAAGGGCCCCCAGCCTAGGGAAAGGTAAAGACTAGTCAGTGTAATGGCATAGTCAGACTAGGTTCCCTGGGATGccaggctttcactgctatggcctgagtttggtccctggtcacagagctgagatcccacaagtcacaggACACAGccacaaaccaaaccaaaacagaaTAGATTGCCATGGATCCCCTGTGGCAggagtccctgatgctgggttCACTCTTCAGGGGCATGGGGTCAGGGAGCAATGACACTGAGCTTACTGGTTCACCTCATGATCAACGTGGGGAAAATGAAAGGGACTGGGACAAAGACAACAGAAAGAAGAGCAAGGGAGCCTTGTACGGGGCGCCCAGATACCTTCAGAATGACAGAGCACTGTGGGCCAGGTCAAGGGGAACTAAAACCTGGAGGTCTTCTTCTCTGCTTTGGGTGTGAACATGAACTTCCATCTGCATACAGTCTGGCACACCTGACAGCTCTCTGGCAGGACAGCTTCTCTGGCTGGTGCTAAAGTTCTGAGGAAGTAGCTGAAAGGATCTATTGGTCTCCTTTCTGCCCAACAGTTCACAATGGCAAGAGACTGGTTTGCAGTTTCAAGGCAGGAGAAACAACTGACTTTGATACCATCATACTGAGTCTAAGTCTTAGACCAACGAAGGGTGGAGACTGACAGCTGGCccttcagaaagagaaactagaTTGGGGCGGAGTGACAAGCTACATCTACTTCTGGAACCATATGgagtatatttttctaaatattacaGCTCCCCTTCTAACCTCATCCTCCAAGCTGACATGATTTCCTAAGGTATCACTCAAATCCCATGTCTCCTCTACTAAGAGAGCTTAAAGGCCTGTAAGATCAAATCCACCCCAGGTTGGCATTTAAGGCCCACTGTGACCCAATCCTAATCCATCCACCACAACCTCTTTTCATGTTATTCCAAGCAcatctcccacctccccttcATCTTTTTGAATCTTATCCTCCCAAGTCTGGCTTACATATCACCCATTCTGAAAACCCTCCCCAGGTAGGGGCCAAGAGAGAAGAGGCTCTGAATTTGAGAAGCAATGGGATCTAAGTGGTATTTAAGGAAATGAATCCAGACAAAGAATGAATCCTTGACAAAGCCTTCCTTGACCCCCAAACTCACCCCAATCTATACTGACCACCTTTCTCACCTGTGAAGTATAGCACTTATCATTgttttcttctccaacacctgctTTACTAAgatataatttatttgtttttgtttgcactgggtcttcattgctgcacatgggctttctctagttgtggccggtggtggcttctctttgtcgcagagcatggactccagggcacacagacttcagtaactgtggcacatgggctcagcagttgccgcTCTTGGGCTCCAGAGTGTGGCACTCAGTAGCTGCCCCACGGCAtatgggatcctcccggaccaggacTCGAACCtttgtcccctgctttggcaggcagacaaccactggaccaccagggaaaccctattgagatataattgacatataaaattatttaagtttAGTGTGTACAATATGATGATTTgatacttctgtgtgtgtgtctctgtatgtaTCACAAAACATTTACTGCGATATGGATAGTTAACAAATccttcacctcacataattatcatttttgttgttatggtaagaacatttaagacctactctcagcaactttcaaggaTACAAAAGAATATTGTTAACTGTAGTTACTCTGCTGTACATTTGATTTCCAGAACTTATTcctcttataactggaagtttgtacactTTTGACCAACATCTTCCCATTTTCATCAACTCCAAGCCTCTGACAACCACCAGTCTACTGTTTCTAAGAGTTTGGCTTTGTTAGATCCTACATATAAGTAAGCtcatacattatttgtctttctctgcctgacttctttcacttagcataatgccttcaagtttcatccatctcatcacaaatggcaggatctcattcttttttatggctgaataatattctaccaCATATATAACACTTTATGCGTTCATACATTGATGATGGATATTGTTTTCATATACTGGTAATTGTGAATAATGTAAACATTGAATTGCAGCTATCTCTAtgagatagtgatttcatttcctttggataaatacccagacaTGAGattactagatcatatggtaggtctatttttaatttttttttggggggtggggactccatactattctccatggtatgtatcagtttatattcccacctaTTGCAGCACTGATCATTTGTACCTCTCCTCTTTGAGGTCTCCCTGAATGGGACCTTGGAGCAGAGAACTAATATAAGGTAAAATGGGAACAGATTCTGGAAGGCTTTGAACGTCATACTGAGGAGCTGAACCTTACAGACCATTATTAAGCAGGTAAAGATCAAGATGATGTTTTAAGAAAGTCAACCTGGTACTGTGTAGAATTAATTAGAAACATAGTTTGGGCCCAGAAAAATTAGGAGAATATTTCAGTAATTCAGGATTGAGAAGATAAGAAGCCAAAGGCAATATCAATTGCAATGAAGAAGAATGTGAGCAGCACTGTGAAGGGAGAATGAACAGGACTTGGCATCTATTGGATGCGGAGGAAAGGAACAGGAGCTGTCAAGTATGAGCCAGGGCGTCAAGCCTCTGTGACTAGAAGAACAATATTGTCATCCTTTCACATGTTCATTTGAAAAACATGTATTAAGCAAATAGTGGGCACAGAGAAATACCTgtctttacagattttttttttttttccttgccacacagcttggcttgtgggatcttagctctctaaccagggatcaaacccagggccctggcagtgaaagcaccaagacctaaccactggactgccagggaattccagagaaataCCTGTCTTTAAAAACTCACAATCCAGTGGgagataaatgtatatttatagccaggttaaaatataaaaatgccttAAGAAAAGTACAGATACCATTAGTAGCAGAGGGAAAGAACCACTGAGAGAAGTCAGAAGGAGGATTAGTTGCAATGCAGGAGTGACTGCAAAATATTATGTGCTCAATAAACAGAGGCACTCTGCACTTTCCACACCATCCAAGTGTGAGACCCACATAAAGATCTTCTGCTTCATTACATTCTGATGGTTGGGTTTGGAAAGAGTTGCCAAATTTCAGCATTAAAAATACAACACACGCAGAGTCTGCTGGGAAGAGGAGGGGCTGAGTTGGGCATCAGAGGAATGAGGAATTTAGATATTGATGGATGTTGCTGCTGGAATCCAACAAGGAAGACTAGACACTGACTTCATAGAAACGTAAAGCAGGAGGCAACATTTCATACATTTGCCCACTTCTTTGCTTGTTATAGTTCCCAAAAGGGTTGAAAAATGAAGGTGGGTGGAGAGAGGGATAGACAATGAAATACAGCACGTTCTTGAATAAGGGCTTGTCTTAGCAAGATTAAGTCAGGAAACCTCTTGATACATCTTTATGGAGCCTCAACTCTCCTCCAGGCTCTGAAATGGTAAATTACTATTGACTCAGTTATTCAGGAGCTGAATTGCGAATCCAGTCTGTGAATTAACTGggccctttgcttttccttctttattcttcTATCTGCCTTTTGGGCAATTCATTACTTACTAGAATTTCCACCACGGGGTGGGAGTAAAGACAATACTGAATCTTAAAAATCGGTT is a genomic window containing:
- the PSMB11 gene encoding proteasome subunit beta type-11; the protein is MALQDVCKWQAPDTQETSPHLPQAGSWAVPRGWDPQAFLQTHGPRLAHGTTTLAFRFRHGVIAAADTRSSCGNYVECPASRKVIPVHQHLLGTTSGTSADCVTWYRVLQRELRLRALREGQLPSVAGAAKLLSVMMSRYRGLDLCVATALCGWDRSGPALFYVYSDGTCLQGDIFSVGSGSPYAFGVLDRGYRYDMSTQEAYALARRAVAHATRRDAYSGGSVDLFHVQESGWEYVSRHDAWVLYSELQKLPGPEKEREEEATPDRAGEGREPSVGLAPGDLKVPTERL